The region GCGAGTCCCCAAGATTCCCCAGAACCTCCGTTTATTACGTGGATGAAAAAGAAACGACCCGTATTTGAAAAATGGGCTACTACTGCTCCATCTAAGTAGCACGAAATCGACAACTTTTATTGAAACCCGTCGCGCATTAACCGCCAGTGCCAGATGTCGCCGTCCTCTGGATCGTGTTTTTCGGCGATCTTTGTAAGTCCGCATTTTTGCAGTACTTTTGTTGAGGCGTTCCATTCAGCCAATGTGTGAGCGTCAACCATATTAACGTCATCGTCCGCAAAAGCATGGTCGATCAAGCCGCGTGCGGCTTCAGTTGCTAAACCTTGATTTTCGTAACTTGGTGCCACGCTGTAACCAAATTCAACCATGCCGGCGGCATCAGGAGCGCCTTTGTAACCGCCGCAGCCGATCAATCTATTGTCGGCCGTGTGGACGATAAGATGCATGCCCCAAACCAAAGCTTGCGGGTCGTCGTCTATCATCTTTATCGAATAGGGAATGGATTCAGGAAAAAGGAGCCAGTTTTCCACAAGGCTTACACCGAGATGTTCGGCAAATTCGGCCTCGCTCGATAATAGAATTTCCAGATGCTCGCGGGTGCATGGAATAAGTTTGAGTCTTTCGGTTTCTATCATGCTTTTTGAGCTTTTGCTTTGTTCCAGAGATCGTCCATCTCTTTTAGACTTGCGTCTTCCAGACTCTTACTGTCGCGTTTTAACTCATCCTCGATAAACTTGAAACGC is a window of Chloracidobacterium sp. DNA encoding:
- a CDS encoding GNAT family N-acetyltransferase, translated to MIETERLKLIPCTREHLEILLSSEAEFAEHLGVSLVENWLLFPESIPYSIKMIDDDPQALVWGMHLIVHTADNRLIGCGGYKGAPDAAGMVEFGYSVAPSYENQGLATEAARGLIDHAFADDDVNMVDAHTLAEWNASTKVLQKCGLTKIAEKHDPEDGDIWHWRLMRDGFQ